The Impatiens glandulifera chromosome 3, dImpGla2.1, whole genome shotgun sequence genome contains a region encoding:
- the LOC124929043 gene encoding 50S ribosomal protein L18-like has product MVIRSPMRVDKKMIQFLKPYVLKMHLTERFVNAQVIHLPSGTVASAASSEEKILRGNMGSTQDFAAAAKIGKILGERLLLKNILSVSVSSLRNDQKYQGKVKALIDSLKEAGILLV; this is encoded by the coding sequence ATGGTTATTCGTTCGCCAATGAGGGTAGATAAGAAGATGATACAGTTTCTGAAACCCTACGTGTTGAAAATGCATTTGACAGAGAGGTTTGTTAATGCCCAAGTAATCCACTTACCAAGTGGAACAGTAGCTTCAGCTGCAAGCTCTGAAGAGAAGATATTGAGGGGAAACATGGGATCTACACAGGACTTTGCTGCTGCTGCAAAGATAGGGAAGATACTTGGTGAGCGTTTACTGTTAAAGAACATTCTTTCTGTTTCTGTCTCCTCCTTAAGGAATGATCAGAAATATCAAGGCAAGGTTAAAGCTCTTATTGATTCTTTGAAGGAAGCTGGTATTCtacttgtttga
- the LOC124929041 gene encoding dormancy-associated protein homolog 3-like isoform X1 has product MSLLEKLWDDTLAGPRPENGLGKLRKKPSSNLGSGSDNKPPPESDGARAEVRVTRSIMIVKPPHIINNPDGTPPASPAASPAGTPPVSPFASAGREAFKLMRRKSLSDAYEKQAAKKGEGIRRPPFNDV; this is encoded by the exons ATGAGTCTTCTCGAAAAGCTCTGGGACGATACGCTCGCCGGTCCTCGCCCGGAGAACGGACTCGGTAAACTTCGTAAGAAACCATCTTCCAATCTCGGATCTGGATCCGACAACAAACCACCGcccg AATCAGACGGTGCTCGAGCGGAGGTTAGGGTTACGAGAAGCATCATGATAGTGAAGCCACctcatattattaataatcCGGACGGGACTCCTCCGGCTTCCCCGGCGGCATCGCCGGCCGGTACTCCTCCGGTTTCTCCTTTTGCGA gtGCGGGGAGAGAGGCGTTTAAGCTGATGCGTAGGAAGTCGTTGTCGGATGCATACGAGAAGCAGGCGGCAAAGAAAGGAGAGGGGATTCGTCGCCCTCCTTTTAATGATGTTTGA
- the LOC124929041 gene encoding dormancy-associated protein homolog 3-like isoform X2, with product MSLLEKLWDDTLAGPRPENGLGKLRKKPSSNLGSGSDNKPPPDGARAEVRVTRSIMIVKPPHIINNPDGTPPASPAASPAGTPPVSPFASAGREAFKLMRRKSLSDAYEKQAAKKGEGIRRPPFNDV from the exons ATGAGTCTTCTCGAAAAGCTCTGGGACGATACGCTCGCCGGTCCTCGCCCGGAGAACGGACTCGGTAAACTTCGTAAGAAACCATCTTCCAATCTCGGATCTGGATCCGACAACAAACCACCGcccg ACGGTGCTCGAGCGGAGGTTAGGGTTACGAGAAGCATCATGATAGTGAAGCCACctcatattattaataatcCGGACGGGACTCCTCCGGCTTCCCCGGCGGCATCGCCGGCCGGTACTCCTCCGGTTTCTCCTTTTGCGA gtGCGGGGAGAGAGGCGTTTAAGCTGATGCGTAGGAAGTCGTTGTCGGATGCATACGAGAAGCAGGCGGCAAAGAAAGGAGAGGGGATTCGTCGCCCTCCTTTTAATGATGTTTGA
- the LOC124929040 gene encoding serine/threonine-protein phosphatase PP1-like, protein MNMISTSKGVMDTNVLDDIIRRLLDGKGGKQVQLSEGEIRQLCVNSRQIFLSQPILLELHAPILICGDIHGQYHDLLRVFEHGGYPPSANYLFLGDYVDRGRHSLETICLLLAYKIKYPDKVFLLRGNHEDAKINRIYGFYDECKRRFNVRLWKIFTDCFNCLPVAALIDEKIFCMHGGLSPELVNLNQIKDIQRPTDVPENGLLCDLLWSDPDQKIRGWSDSDRGVSCKFGPDRVIDFLDKNDLDLICRGHQVVEDGYEFFAKRRLVTIFSAPNYGGEFDNAGALLSVDKSLVCSFDIIKPAEYKPTSSSKMVLKKPPKLGKF, encoded by the exons ATGAATATGATATCAACAAGCAAGGGTGTAATGGACACAAACGTCTTAGATGATATAATTCGAAGGCTTTTAGACGGGAAAGGAGGTAAACAGGTTCAGCTCTCCGAAGGTGAGATCCGTCAGCTCTGCGTCAACTCTCGACAAATCTTCCTTTCTCAGCCTATTCTTCTCGAGCTTCATGCGCCCATCCTCATCTGCG GCGACATACATGGACAATACCATGACCTGTTAAGGGTTTTCGAGCATGGGGGTTATCCACCCTCTGCTAATTACCTCTTCCTGGGAGACTATGTTGATCGGGGAAGACATAGTTTAGAAACCATATGTTTGTTATTGGCTTACAAGATTAAGTATCCGGATAAGGTATTTCTCTTAAGAGGAAACCATGAAGATGCAAAGATTAACAGGATATATGGTTTCTATGATGAGTGCAAGAGGAGATTTAATGTTAGACTTTGGAAAATATTTACAGACTGTTTTAATTGTTTACCTGTTGCTGCTCTTATTGATGAGAAGATATTCTGTATGCATGGTGGCCTTTCTCCTGAATTGGTGAATTTGAATCAAATTAAGGATATTCAAAGACCAACAGATGTTCCTGAAAATGGTCTTCTCTGTGATCTTCTATGGTCCGATCCTGATCAGAAAATCAGAGGTTGGTCGGATAGTGATCGCGGGGTTTCTTGTAAGTTTGGTCCTGACAGAGTGATCGACTTTCTAGACAAGAATGATCTCGATCTTATTTGTCGCGGTCATCAG GTGGTTGAGGATGGGTATGAATTCTTTGCGAAAAGAAGATTAGTGACAATATTTTCGGCTCCAAACTACGGTGGGGAATTTGACAATGCGGGTGCACTATTGAGTGTGGATAAAtcacttgtttgttcttttgaTATAATAAAACCGGCTGAGTATAAACCAACCAGCAGTTCTAAAATGGTCCTTAAGAAG CCGCCTAAACTAGGAAAGTTCTAA